A region from the Salicibibacter cibarius genome encodes:
- a CDS encoding sodium/glutamate symporter — protein sequence MSSETLEVVGFALIIMTVILLIGKWIRLKVPLFQKLFLPSSIIGGFFALLLGPEVLGRIITATTGNEAMAYGIFTENMFDVWAELPGLLINVVFACLFIGFAIPRLQEIWKIGGPQVALGYTISWAQYVVGILLAVTVLTPVFNLDPAVGAIIEISFVGGHGTAAGLGDTFAAVGFEEGLDLALGLATIGILSGVVVGIIFINWAARKGVTSSIGHPDDLSTDQKTGIIQKDNRESAGELTTSPISIEPLSFHAGLVGLAIFIGYLILEFFVWLEDVTWGSAYDLYLFEYVPLFPIAMIGGIIIQIVMSRTDKSEIVDRATVSRIQGIALDLLIVSAMATLSLQVIGDNIIPFVILAVAGVVLNVVMFMYLAPRMIPSHWFERGMGDFGQSTGVAATGIMLMQIVDPENRTPALKAFGYKQILFEPMVGGGLVTAASIPFILQFGPIPVLIAMTILMIAFWLLGVLYFGKNKAE from the coding sequence TTGTCATCAGAGACATTAGAGGTAGTAGGGTTTGCGCTCATTATCATGACTGTTATATTACTGATAGGGAAATGGATACGGCTTAAAGTTCCTTTATTTCAAAAGCTATTCCTGCCAAGCTCCATTATTGGCGGTTTTTTTGCGCTTCTCTTGGGACCCGAGGTGCTCGGTAGAATCATAACGGCGACGACAGGGAACGAAGCAATGGCGTATGGGATTTTTACGGAAAATATGTTTGACGTATGGGCGGAGTTGCCGGGTCTGCTCATTAACGTCGTATTTGCCTGTTTATTTATCGGATTTGCAATTCCAAGGCTGCAGGAAATCTGGAAGATCGGTGGCCCGCAAGTAGCGCTCGGGTACACGATTTCCTGGGCGCAATATGTGGTCGGCATTTTATTAGCCGTCACGGTGCTTACACCGGTATTCAATTTAGATCCCGCGGTTGGGGCCATCATCGAGATTAGTTTTGTCGGTGGACACGGAACGGCTGCCGGTTTAGGCGATACATTTGCAGCGGTTGGGTTTGAAGAAGGCCTGGATTTGGCGCTTGGGTTGGCAACGATCGGGATTTTAAGCGGTGTTGTCGTTGGTATTATTTTCATTAACTGGGCAGCCAGAAAAGGGGTAACGAGTTCCATCGGCCATCCCGATGATCTATCCACAGATCAGAAGACCGGGATTATCCAAAAAGACAATCGTGAGTCTGCCGGCGAGTTGACAACTTCCCCGATCTCCATTGAACCGTTGTCTTTTCACGCGGGACTCGTCGGACTGGCTATTTTTATCGGTTATCTCATCTTGGAATTCTTTGTGTGGTTGGAAGATGTCACTTGGGGCAGCGCATATGACTTGTATTTGTTTGAATATGTGCCGCTGTTCCCGATTGCGATGATCGGCGGAATTATTATCCAGATCGTCATGTCCAGAACCGACAAGTCGGAAATTGTCGATCGGGCGACAGTCAGTCGAATTCAAGGCATAGCGCTCGATTTATTAATTGTGAGCGCGATGGCGACGTTAAGCCTTCAAGTCATCGGAGACAACATCATTCCTTTCGTGATTCTCGCTGTAGCCGGGGTCGTGCTCAACGTTGTCATGTTTATGTACCTAGCACCGCGTATGATTCCGAGCCACTGGTTTGAAAGAGGGATGGGCGACTTTGGCCAATCCACGGGAGTGGCGGCAACCGGGATCATGTTGATGCAAATCGTTGATCCCGAAAACCGGACACCGGCTTTGAAGGCGTTTGGCTATAAACAAATTTTGTTTGAACCGATGGTCGGCGGTGGTTTGGTTACCGCAGCCTCGATTCCGTTTATTCTTCAGTTTGGACCGATTCCCGTCTTAATTGCAATGACCATTTTAATGATTGCTTTCTGGTTATTAGGGGTATTGTATTTCGGGAAAAATAAAGCCGAATAG
- the leuD gene encoding 3-isopropylmalate dehydratase small subunit, whose protein sequence is MEAFHEIEGSVASLPYVNVDTDQIIPKQFLKRVERTGFGQFLFFNWRFLDDDSENPDFPLNRPHMKGASILLSDHNFGCGSSREHAAWALKDYGFKVIIAPSFGDIFYNNSFKNGLLPLRLPEETVQNWMEKGKDDALTFKVNLEEQTVEDDQGIIHTFEIDPYWKNMLVYGLDEIGVTLQYGDYIQEYEQQMKMRP, encoded by the coding sequence ATGGAAGCTTTTCACGAAATTGAGGGAAGTGTTGCCTCGCTTCCTTATGTAAATGTAGATACCGATCAAATCATCCCGAAACAATTTTTGAAGCGGGTCGAGCGAACCGGCTTTGGCCAATTCCTCTTCTTTAATTGGCGTTTTCTGGATGACGACAGCGAAAATCCCGACTTTCCCTTAAACCGACCGCATATGAAGGGAGCATCCATATTGCTGAGCGATCATAATTTTGGATGTGGCTCTTCCCGGGAACACGCGGCTTGGGCATTGAAGGATTATGGCTTTAAAGTCATTATCGCGCCGAGCTTTGGGGATATTTTTTATAACAATAGCTTTAAAAACGGTTTGCTCCCTCTTCGCTTGCCGGAAGAAACGGTTCAAAATTGGATGGAAAAGGGCAAAGATGACGCGCTTACTTTCAAAGTTAACCTAGAGGAACAAACGGTGGAAGATGACCAAGGCATCATTCACACGTTTGAAATTGATCCTTATTGGAAAAATATGCTTGTTTATGGACTGGATGAAATCGGTGTTACCTTGCAATATGGAGATTATATTCAGGAATATGAACAGCAAATGAAAATGCGCCCATGA
- the leuC gene encoding 3-isopropylmalate dehydratase large subunit: MKGKTIIEKIWDRHTVYQEEGKPDLLYIDLHLVHEVTSPQAFEGLRLAGRSVRRPDLTYATMDHNIPTDDRQSITDKIAKKQIDVLVENCKEFGVELAGLDSPHNGIVHIIGPELGLTQPGKTIVCGDSHTSTHGAFGALAFGIGTSEVEHVLASQSLWQNRPKTMEVRIDGRLSAGVSAKDIILALIAKYGVNFGSGHVVEYRGEAIRGLTMEERMTICNMSIEGGARAGLISPDQVTFDYLEGRPNVEKGPAYERQVEEWKQLATDDDATFDSTLVLDASEVKPMITWGTNPGQGVSIDGEVPAPEDGETEADRRAIEQSLDYMGLTPGTKMTDIPIQHVFLGSCTNARISDLREAAKYLDGKNVAPGIRALVVPGSMKVKRQAEDEGLAEVFINAGFEWRGAGCSMCLGMNPDQVPEGERCASTSNRNFEGRQGKGARTHLMSPIMAAAAAVHGRFVDVRELDVTAQA; the protein is encoded by the coding sequence GTGAAGGGGAAAACGATTATTGAAAAAATCTGGGATCGCCATACGGTTTATCAGGAAGAAGGAAAACCGGATTTACTATATATCGACCTCCATTTAGTTCATGAAGTGACATCGCCGCAAGCATTTGAAGGATTAAGGCTTGCGGGGCGAAGCGTAAGGCGCCCGGATCTGACGTACGCGACGATGGACCATAACATTCCGACGGATGACCGCCAATCCATCACCGATAAAATTGCCAAAAAACAAATCGATGTGCTTGTGGAAAACTGCAAGGAATTCGGAGTGGAGTTGGCCGGGCTGGATAGTCCGCATAATGGAATTGTTCATATTATCGGTCCCGAGCTCGGGCTTACACAACCCGGGAAGACGATTGTGTGCGGAGATAGTCATACGTCCACACACGGGGCATTCGGTGCATTGGCGTTCGGTATCGGCACGAGCGAAGTGGAACACGTCCTGGCATCGCAAAGTTTATGGCAAAATCGCCCGAAAACGATGGAAGTGCGCATTGACGGCCGCCTTTCTGCCGGTGTGAGTGCAAAAGATATCATTCTGGCGTTAATCGCAAAATACGGGGTCAATTTCGGAAGCGGGCACGTCGTTGAGTACCGTGGAGAAGCAATTCGGGGACTCACGATGGAAGAGCGGATGACCATTTGTAACATGTCCATTGAAGGCGGCGCTCGCGCAGGTTTAATCAGTCCCGATCAGGTTACGTTTGATTATTTGGAAGGGCGGCCGAATGTGGAAAAAGGTCCGGCCTATGAAAGGCAAGTCGAGGAATGGAAGCAATTGGCGACAGATGATGACGCAACCTTTGACAGCACGTTGGTATTGGATGCGTCCGAAGTGAAACCGATGATCACGTGGGGCACAAATCCCGGTCAGGGCGTATCCATTGACGGCGAAGTGCCTGCTCCCGAGGATGGCGAGACAGAAGCAGACCGGAGGGCGATTGAGCAATCGCTGGATTATATGGGATTGACGCCGGGAACGAAAATGACCGATATCCCGATTCAACACGTGTTTCTCGGATCGTGCACGAACGCGCGAATCAGTGATTTGCGCGAGGCGGCCAAGTATTTGGACGGAAAGAACGTCGCTCCGGGAATTCGCGCGCTCGTCGTGCCCGGTTCTATGAAAGTGAAACGCCAAGCTGAAGACGAAGGGTTAGCGGAAGTATTTATTAATGCTGGTTTTGAGTGGAGAGGTGCCGGCTGTAGCATGTGTTTGGGCATGAATCCGGACCAAGTACCGGAAGGGGAACGCTGTGCATCCACCTCGAACCGAAATTTTGAAGGACGTCAAGGGAAAGGGGCGCGCACGCACTTGATGAGTCCGATTATGGCAGCTGCCGCCGCTGTTCACGGGCGATTTGTGGATGTACGCGAACTTGACGTCACTGCACAAGCATAG
- the leuB gene encoding 3-isopropylmalate dehydrogenase, with translation MTKKTIAVLPGDGIGPEVTRAATQVMENIARLHDHEFVFKEGLIGGSAIDEKGGPLPLETKEISAASDGILLGAVGGPKWDRLPGANRPEKGLLEIRKSLDLYANLRPVKAYSALIESSPLKEEIVADVDFLIVRELTGGLYFGEPKKREDADGETRAVDTLIYKTSEIKRIAERAFQAARLRKGKVVSVDKANVLESSRLWRETVDDIRVDYPDVELEHMLVDNAAMQLIAQPAAFDVIVTENTFGDILSDEASMLTGSLGLLPSASMGSTDVGLYEPVHGSAPDIAGENRANPLAAISSAAMMLKYGFEMEKEAKQIETAIETVLADGYRTADIALKTEETVTTAEMTEAVIKALE, from the coding sequence ATGACAAAAAAAACAATTGCCGTACTTCCCGGGGACGGAATCGGTCCCGAGGTAACGAGAGCAGCGACACAAGTAATGGAAAACATCGCACGTTTGCATGATCATGAATTTGTTTTCAAAGAAGGTTTGATCGGCGGGAGCGCCATTGATGAAAAAGGCGGACCTTTGCCGCTTGAAACGAAAGAAATCAGTGCCGCAAGCGATGGCATTTTGCTTGGCGCTGTGGGCGGCCCTAAGTGGGACCGCCTTCCGGGCGCCAACCGTCCGGAAAAAGGGTTGTTGGAAATTAGAAAATCGCTTGACTTATATGCTAATTTGCGTCCTGTCAAAGCTTATTCGGCGCTTATCGAATCTTCCCCGTTAAAGGAAGAAATTGTCGCTGATGTAGATTTTCTGATTGTGAGAGAGTTGACCGGCGGTCTCTACTTCGGGGAACCCAAAAAACGAGAGGACGCGGATGGTGAAACCCGTGCTGTTGATACGCTTATCTATAAAACGTCGGAGATCAAGCGCATTGCCGAACGGGCGTTTCAAGCCGCGCGCTTGCGAAAGGGAAAAGTCGTATCCGTGGATAAAGCAAATGTGCTGGAATCAAGCCGATTATGGCGGGAAACGGTGGATGATATCCGAGTCGATTATCCCGATGTCGAGCTCGAGCATATGCTCGTTGATAACGCCGCCATGCAATTGATCGCACAACCGGCAGCTTTTGATGTCATCGTTACCGAAAATACATTTGGGGATATTCTTAGCGATGAAGCTTCAATGTTGACCGGATCCCTCGGATTGTTGCCATCCGCAAGCATGGGTTCAACCGATGTAGGTCTTTATGAGCCGGTACATGGTTCCGCGCCGGACATCGCCGGAGAAAATCGCGCGAATCCGTTGGCAGCTATTTCATCGGCAGCGATGATGTTAAAGTACGGGTTTGAAATGGAAAAGGAAGCGAAGCAAATCGAAACAGCGATCGAAACCGTGCTGGCAGATGGTTACCGGACGGCTGACATTGCGCTTAAAACGGAGGAAACGGTGACAACGGCGGAAATGACCGAAGCCGTCATAAAAGCACTTGAATAA
- a CDS encoding 2-isopropylmalate synthase, with amino-acid sequence MRRIKFFDTTLRDGEQQPGLNLNREEKLKIAKQLDRLGVDIIEAGFPASNEGDFYSVQQIARAVKKSSVTGLSRLSKSDIDTAWEALKDSPEPRIHLFIATSDVHINHKLMSTQAQVIQDSVEAVRYAKERFSVVQWSAEDACRTDWDFLKKIMEKVIEAGVDVINLPDTVGYTTAQEIRAMFQHLKENVKGAKDIALSTHCHDDLGMAVANSLAAIEGGADQVECTINGIGERAGNASLEEIAVALHIRRDHYGAEQNLNLQEIKRTSSLVSKLSGNVVPGNKAVVGNNAFAHESGIHQDGVLKESSTYEIITPELVGVDANKLVLGKLSGKHAFKNKVSELGFDLPEAELKRVFKAFKQLANKKKDISDDDIFALLVADKNEDEAKAYEMLSLQVNVGTHNIPTATITMKLPDGEETQEAATGSGSVEAVYNTLERIVGAPIQLDDYRIQSVSSGEDALAEVVVHVTYAEQTSIGRGTAHDVLEASAYAYVNAINRILAAVPDEVPKPSVHS; translated from the coding sequence GTGCGGAGAATTAAGTTTTTTGACACGACGTTACGGGATGGGGAGCAGCAACCTGGGCTTAATCTGAATCGGGAAGAAAAATTGAAGATTGCCAAGCAGCTTGACCGTCTCGGCGTTGACATCATTGAGGCCGGTTTTCCGGCCTCCAATGAGGGAGACTTTTATTCTGTGCAGCAAATCGCAAGAGCGGTAAAGAAAAGTTCAGTGACGGGACTCTCCCGGCTTTCGAAAAGCGATATCGACACGGCGTGGGAAGCATTGAAAGATTCTCCCGAACCACGGATTCATCTTTTCATTGCCACCTCCGATGTGCACATTAATCACAAATTAATGTCGACACAAGCGCAAGTGATTCAAGATTCGGTGGAAGCTGTTCGCTATGCGAAAGAACGTTTTTCGGTCGTGCAATGGTCAGCGGAAGATGCCTGTCGCACGGATTGGGATTTTCTGAAGAAAATTATGGAAAAAGTGATCGAAGCCGGTGTCGATGTTATCAATTTGCCGGACACCGTCGGTTATACGACCGCCCAGGAGATTAGAGCAATGTTTCAACACCTCAAGGAAAATGTAAAAGGGGCAAAAGACATTGCCCTCTCCACCCATTGCCACGATGATTTAGGGATGGCTGTCGCCAATTCTCTTGCTGCTATTGAGGGAGGCGCTGATCAAGTGGAGTGTACCATTAACGGCATTGGGGAACGTGCCGGCAATGCGTCGCTAGAAGAAATTGCCGTTGCCCTTCATATCCGTCGTGATCACTATGGGGCTGAGCAAAACCTTAATCTCCAAGAGATTAAACGCACGAGCAGCCTCGTGAGCAAACTCTCTGGTAACGTTGTTCCCGGCAATAAAGCGGTCGTCGGCAATAACGCGTTTGCCCATGAATCGGGTATCCATCAAGATGGCGTGCTAAAAGAAAGCAGCACGTATGAAATTATCACGCCGGAACTTGTCGGTGTAGACGCGAATAAGTTGGTGCTTGGTAAATTATCCGGCAAGCACGCGTTTAAGAACAAAGTGTCGGAACTTGGTTTTGACCTGCCGGAAGCCGAATTAAAACGCGTGTTTAAAGCATTTAAGCAACTGGCGAATAAAAAGAAAGACATCTCTGACGATGATATTTTCGCACTACTCGTCGCCGATAAAAATGAAGATGAGGCGAAAGCATATGAAATGCTCTCTCTGCAGGTGAACGTGGGGACGCATAACATCCCGACGGCAACAATCACAATGAAGTTGCCCGATGGGGAAGAAACGCAAGAAGCCGCCACCGGTTCAGGCAGTGTGGAAGCCGTCTACAATACACTGGAGCGAATTGTCGGCGCCCCGATTCAATTGGATGACTATCGCATTCAATCGGTGAGCAGCGGCGAGGATGCCCTTGCGGAAGTGGTCGTCCACGTGACGTATGCGGAACAAACATCGATTGGACGCGGAACCGCCCATGATGTGTTGGAGGCTTCTGCCTACGCGTATGTTAATGCCATTAACCGCATTCTTGCAGCTGTACCGGACGAAGTTCCGAAGCCTTCGGTTCATTCGTAG
- the ilvC gene encoding ketol-acid reductoisomerase, whose translation MVKVYYNNDVNEGVLHGKTVAVIGFGSQGHAHALNLKESGVDVIIGLRRGKSWEKAEQDGFNVYEVDDATQKADILMLALPDESQPAIYEKQIKPELTAGKSLVFAHGFNIHFSQIQPPSDVNVFMVAPKGPGHIVRRTYESGAGVPALYAIEQDPHGEAQDLALAYAKQIGAGRAGILETTFREETETDLFGEQAVLCGGTTELVKAGFETLVEAGYQPEIAYFECLHEMKLIVDLMYEGGLEYMRYSISDTAQWGDFQSGKRIITDDTKQEMREILKDIQTGKFAKGWILENQANRPEFNAINQRELEHEITAVGQKLREMMPFVKGDQKGVVSRAEN comes from the coding sequence ATGGTAAAAGTATATTACAACAATGATGTAAATGAAGGCGTACTACATGGAAAAACCGTCGCGGTCATCGGCTTTGGTTCACAAGGTCACGCCCATGCCCTTAATTTAAAAGAAAGCGGCGTCGATGTAATTATCGGACTTAGAAGAGGAAAGTCTTGGGAAAAAGCGGAGCAAGATGGATTCAACGTGTACGAAGTAGATGACGCAACCCAAAAGGCCGACATTCTCATGCTCGCGCTTCCGGACGAATCACAGCCTGCTATCTATGAAAAACAAATCAAGCCTGAGTTGACAGCTGGAAAATCATTAGTTTTTGCCCATGGATTTAACATTCATTTTAGCCAAATCCAACCGCCTTCCGATGTGAATGTTTTCATGGTCGCACCGAAAGGGCCCGGGCATATCGTTCGTCGTACGTATGAATCCGGTGCAGGTGTGCCGGCGCTTTACGCGATCGAGCAAGACCCTCACGGGGAAGCGCAAGACCTCGCCCTTGCGTATGCGAAGCAAATCGGTGCCGGTCGGGCCGGAATCCTTGAAACGACTTTTCGGGAAGAAACGGAAACGGATCTTTTCGGGGAGCAGGCCGTGCTTTGCGGAGGAACGACCGAACTTGTCAAAGCAGGATTTGAAACGCTTGTTGAAGCGGGATATCAACCGGAGATTGCTTATTTCGAATGCTTGCACGAGATGAAATTGATCGTTGATCTCATGTATGAAGGCGGCCTCGAGTATATGAGATATTCAATCTCGGACACAGCACAATGGGGCGACTTCCAATCGGGCAAAAGGATCATTACGGACGATACGAAGCAAGAGATGCGCGAAATATTGAAGGATATTCAAACAGGTAAATTTGCGAAAGGCTGGATTTTGGAAAATCAGGCCAACCGACCGGAATTTAACGCAATCAATCAGCGCGAGCTTGAACATGAGATCACAGCCGTCGGCCAAAAGCTTCGTGAAATGATGCCATTTGTCAAAGGCGACCAAAAAGGAGTGGTTTCGCGTGCGGAGAATTAA
- the ilvN gene encoding acetolactate synthase small subunit — protein sequence MKRTISATVNNSTGVLNRITGLFSRRQFNIESITVGMTENPEISRMTFVVNVDSDRGLDQVIKQLNKQVDVLKVRDISDENIVARELALIRVVATPQTRGEIETLARPFRASIIDVGRESMTLQVTGDHQKVEAFIDLIKPYGLKELARTGTTALKRSSKKQSQDLHYSFIQ from the coding sequence GTGAAACGCACCATCTCGGCAACCGTCAACAATTCAACGGGAGTATTAAACCGCATTACCGGTTTATTTTCCCGCCGACAATTCAACATTGAAAGCATTACCGTTGGTATGACCGAGAACCCGGAGATTTCAAGAATGACGTTTGTCGTCAATGTGGATAGCGACCGGGGGCTCGATCAAGTGATTAAACAGCTTAACAAACAAGTCGATGTGTTGAAAGTCCGGGACATCTCGGATGAAAACATTGTCGCGCGTGAGCTCGCGCTCATCAGGGTTGTTGCCACCCCGCAGACGCGCGGCGAAATCGAAACGCTCGCCCGCCCTTTTCGCGCATCCATTATCGATGTGGGGCGGGAGAGCATGACGTTGCAAGTGACCGGCGATCACCAAAAAGTGGAAGCCTTTATTGATTTAATCAAACCATATGGGCTGAAAGAATTGGCGAGAACAGGCACGACCGCCTTAAAAAGAAGTTCCAAAAAGCAATCGCAAGATCTGCATTATTCATTTATCCAATAA
- the ilvB gene encoding acetolactate synthase large subunit translates to MVENQRDEGGTEMGTSVRTQAEKTANEQQTQKLNGSQIVLRALAEENVDIIFGYPGGAILPTYDEIYKMGIHHILARHEQGAIHAAEGYARVSGKPGVCVVTSGPGATNVVTGIADAMIDSLPMIVITGQVATNVIGTDAFQEADVVGVTMPITKHNIQLRDVNDIPRVMKEAFHIATTGRPGPVLIDLPKDVSTAIGEFKYPKQVHMPGYQPTVQPNRLQIKKVAAAVERAKKPVILAGAGVLHADGADELFEYATKQQIPVTNTLLGLGSFPGNHPQFLGMAGMHGLYAANMALHECDLLINVGARFDDRLTGSLNYFAPEAEVVHIDVDPAEIGKNVETAIPVVGDAKEALKSLSALDKAPVPYDEWHQHLRHYSDDYPLWYNDDGKTIKPQALLDMVYEETKGEAIVTTDVGQHQMWAAQYYRFANPHRWVTSGGLGTMGFGFPAAIGAQFAEPNRDVIAVIGDAGFQMTMQEMSILQELNLPVKIVIVNNASLGMVRQWQELFYEERYSHSLFPIQPDFLKLAEAYNIKAYKIEDPSEARATFQKGLKEDGPVLFDFRVTADENCYPMIAPGKGHHEMEGIRP, encoded by the coding sequence ATGGTGGAGAACCAACGCGATGAAGGAGGAACAGAGATGGGCACAAGCGTGAGAACCCAGGCAGAGAAAACTGCAAATGAGCAGCAAACACAAAAGTTGAATGGAAGTCAGATCGTACTGCGTGCTTTGGCGGAAGAAAATGTAGACATCATCTTTGGGTATCCCGGCGGGGCCATCTTGCCTACGTATGATGAAATTTACAAAATGGGCATTCATCACATTCTTGCCCGCCATGAACAAGGGGCGATTCATGCCGCGGAAGGATATGCGCGTGTATCCGGGAAACCGGGCGTTTGTGTTGTTACATCCGGACCGGGGGCAACAAACGTCGTGACCGGGATCGCGGATGCGATGATCGACTCGTTGCCAATGATTGTGATCACGGGGCAGGTGGCAACGAACGTGATCGGAACGGATGCTTTTCAAGAGGCAGACGTTGTTGGGGTAACGATGCCGATCACGAAGCATAACATCCAATTGCGTGATGTGAACGATATTCCGCGTGTCATGAAGGAAGCTTTTCATATTGCAACGACGGGAAGGCCGGGACCGGTGCTGATTGATCTTCCGAAAGATGTCTCAACGGCTATCGGAGAATTTAAATATCCGAAGCAGGTTCATATGCCCGGTTATCAGCCAACAGTGCAACCGAATCGTTTGCAAATCAAAAAGGTGGCGGCAGCCGTAGAGCGGGCGAAAAAACCGGTCATTCTTGCCGGCGCCGGTGTTCTTCACGCAGATGGGGCGGATGAACTGTTCGAATACGCGACGAAACAGCAAATCCCGGTGACAAACACATTATTGGGCTTAGGTTCATTCCCCGGCAATCATCCGCAGTTTCTGGGCATGGCGGGGATGCATGGGTTATACGCGGCCAATATGGCGCTCCATGAATGCGACTTGCTTATCAATGTCGGTGCCCGCTTTGACGACCGGCTCACCGGGAGTTTAAACTATTTCGCTCCGGAAGCCGAGGTCGTCCACATCGACGTCGATCCGGCTGAGATTGGAAAAAATGTCGAAACCGCAATTCCGGTCGTGGGGGATGCGAAGGAAGCGCTAAAAAGTTTGTCGGCGCTTGACAAAGCCCCTGTTCCTTATGATGAATGGCATCAGCACCTCCGACATTACAGTGATGACTACCCACTTTGGTATAACGATGACGGGAAAACGATAAAGCCACAAGCGCTCCTTGACATGGTTTACGAGGAAACGAAAGGCGAGGCTATCGTTACGACCGATGTCGGGCAGCATCAGATGTGGGCGGCGCAGTATTATCGCTTTGCCAACCCCCATCGTTGGGTGACGTCGGGTGGTTTGGGAACAATGGGCTTTGGTTTCCCCGCTGCCATCGGCGCGCAGTTTGCGGAGCCGAATCGGGACGTGATCGCTGTCATCGGGGATGCAGGTTTTCAAATGACGATGCAGGAAATGTCGATTTTACAAGAATTAAACTTGCCCGTGAAAATCGTCATCGTGAACAATGCTTCACTGGGAATGGTTCGCCAATGGCAAGAACTTTTCTACGAAGAGCGTTATTCACACTCGTTATTTCCGATCCAGCCGGACTTTCTAAAGCTTGCCGAAGCGTATAACATCAAGGCCTATAAAATAGAAGATCCGTCCGAAGCCCGTGCAACGTTTCAAAAGGGTCTTAAGGAAGACGGACCGGTGCTTTTTGATTTTCGCGTAACGGCCGATGAGAATTGCTATCCGATGATTGCCCCCGGCAAAGGACACCATGAAATGGAGGGGATCCGTCCGTGA
- the ilvE gene encoding branched-chain-amino-acid transaminase has translation MEDDQWIFLSGEFVRKEDAKISVYDHGFLYGDGVFEGIRAYDGNIYRLDEHLVRLYESAKSIMLDIPYDFEVMKELIAETIRKNDLRDAYVRVVVSRGVGNLGLDPKSCGTAQVVVIVEELALFPEELYETGLEIVSVATRRNRPDVLSPKVKSLNYLNNILVKIEANLANVPEALMMNNEGYVAEGSGDNIFLVKDKVLYTPPGYVGALEGITREAIIEIAEEEGYKVKEEPFTRHDVYVADEVFLTGTAAEVIAVVKVDGRVINDGLPGPETEHITKCFRNKVATDGMQIYAQEAEIGG, from the coding sequence ATGGAAGATGATCAATGGATTTTTTTAAGCGGAGAATTTGTCCGCAAAGAAGATGCAAAGATTTCCGTTTATGATCATGGTTTTCTATATGGAGATGGGGTATTTGAAGGCATTCGTGCCTATGATGGCAATATATACAGACTCGACGAACATCTCGTTCGCCTCTACGAATCTGCAAAATCAATTATGCTTGACATCCCTTATGATTTCGAAGTTATGAAGGAATTGATCGCTGAAACAATCCGTAAAAATGACTTAAGAGATGCATACGTAAGGGTGGTCGTTTCCAGAGGCGTCGGCAATCTTGGACTGGACCCGAAATCGTGCGGCACGGCCCAAGTTGTTGTGATCGTGGAAGAATTGGCGCTTTTCCCTGAAGAGCTCTATGAAACCGGACTTGAAATTGTCAGTGTTGCGACGAGGCGTAATCGTCCGGATGTGTTGAGTCCAAAGGTGAAATCGCTCAATTACCTCAACAATATTCTCGTCAAAATCGAAGCCAACCTCGCGAATGTTCCCGAAGCGCTCATGATGAACAATGAAGGATATGTGGCAGAAGGCTCGGGAGACAACATTTTCCTCGTAAAGGATAAAGTACTCTATACTCCGCCCGGTTATGTCGGTGCATTGGAGGGCATTACTCGGGAGGCGATTATCGAGATTGCCGAAGAGGAAGGCTATAAAGTAAAAGAAGAACCTTTTACACGCCATGACGTCTATGTTGCCGATGAAGTTTTTCTAACCGGCACGGCTGCTGAGGTCATCGCGGTTGTTAAAGTCGACGGGCGTGTCATCAACGATGGGCTGCCTGGACCAGAAACGGAGCATATTACAAAGTGTTTTCGGAATAAAGTAGCAACCGACGGTATGCAAATCTATGCTCAAGAAGCAGAGATCGGCGGATAA